In the Oncorhynchus nerka isolate Pitt River linkage group LG2, Oner_Uvic_2.0, whole genome shotgun sequence genome, one interval contains:
- the LOC115133394 gene encoding RNA-binding motif, single-stranded-interacting protein 1-like isoform X10, with product MIFANTANPLKSTYRKQSYPMAPASPSTVSTSSNSSTTGWDQLSKTNLYIRGLPPATTDLDLVKLCQPYGKIVSAKAILDKTTNKCKGYGFVDFDSPAAAQKAVHALKTSGIQAQMAKQQQEQDPTNLYISNLPVSVDEQELEGLLRPFGQVISTRVLRDYSGASRGVGFARMESKEMCNSVIAHFNGKFIKTAPGTTAPSEPLLCKFADGQRKRHSHSPYIPSGRTWPREGELRLGGMTLTYDPTSAAMQNGYYASPYTLTANRMMTQQAMSPYMSPVTSYQVQNPSWMAHQPYIMQHPQAVMSPSVDHSMTMQPTAIMTQQMGHLSLGSSGAQYISANAAVQAAYMPQYAHMQQTAENGSQQQMDSSNNSSPYSQQSK from the exons TCGTACCCCATGGCTCCAGCCAGCCCCAGCACGGTGAGcaccagcagcaacagcagcaccaCAGGATGGGACCAGCTCAGCAAAACGAACCTGTACATCCGCGGCCTGCCTCCAGCAACCACTGACCTGGACCTAGTCAAGCTCTGCCAGCC ATACGGCAAGATCGTATCGGCAAAGGCCATCCTCGATAAAACAACTAACAAATGTAAAG GGTATGGGTTTGTGGACTTTGACAGCCCTGCAGCAGCCCAGAAGGCGGTCCATGCCCTAAAGACCAGTGGGATACAAGCCCAGATGGCTAAG cAGCAACAGGAGCAGGACCCCACCAACCTGTACATCTCCAACCTGCCTGTGTCTGTAGACGAGCAGGAGCTGGAGGGGCTGCTGAGGCCTTTTGGACAGGTCATCTCCACCCGCGTCCTCAGAGACTACAGTGGGGCCAGCAGAGGGGTCGGCTTCGCCAG GATGGAGTCCAAGGAGATGTGTAACTCAGTCATAGCCCATTTCAATGGGAAGTTTATCAAGACTGCACCTGGAACTACGG CTCCCTCTGAGCCTCTGCTGTGTAAGTTTGCTGATGGTCAGAGGAAGAGGCACAGCCACAGTCCCTACATCCCCAGCGGTCGCACATGGCCCCGAGAGGGAGAGCTCAGACTA GGCGGGATGACTCTCACCTACGACCCCACCTCAGCTGCTATGCAGAACGGCTATTATGCCTCTCCCTACACCCTAACGGCCAATAGGATGATGACTCAGCAAgccatgtctccctacatgtctcctGTCACCTCCTACCAG GTACAGAATCCTTCCTGGATGGCCCACCAGCCTTACATCATGCAACACCCA caggCTGTAATGTCGCCCTCTGTGGACCACTCCATGACAATGCAGCCCACCGCCATCATGACACAGCAGATGGGCCATCTCTCATTGGGCAGCAGTGGAGCG CAGTATATTTCAGCCAACGCTGCAGTCCAGGCAGCCTATATGCCTCAGTACGCCCACATGCAGCAGACAGCC GAAAATGGTTCACAGCAGCAAATGGATTCGTCCAACAATTCGTCTCCCTACAGTCAACAGAGCAAGTAG
- the LOC115133394 gene encoding RNA-binding motif, single-stranded-interacting protein 1-like isoform X1 has translation MIFANTANPLKSTYRKQSYPMAPASPSTVSTSSNSSTTGWDQLSKTNLYIRGLPPATTDLDLVKLCQPYGKIVSAKAILDKTTNKCKGYGFVDFDSPAAAQKAVHALKTSGIQAQMAKQQQEQDPTNLYISNLPVSVDEQELEGLLRPFGQVISTRVLRDYSGASRGVGFARMESKEMCNSVIAHFNGKFIKTAPGTTAPSEPLLCKFADGQRKRHSHSPYIPSGRTWPREGELRLGGMTLTYDPTSAAMQNGYYASPYTLTANRMMTQQAMSPYMSPVTSYQVQNPSWMAHQPYIMQHPQAVMSPSVDHSMTMQPTAIMTQQMGHLSLGSSGAQYISANAAVQAAYMPQYAHMQQTAVSSEFFPLQENGSQQQMDSSNNSSPYSQQSK, from the exons TCGTACCCCATGGCTCCAGCCAGCCCCAGCACGGTGAGcaccagcagcaacagcagcaccaCAGGATGGGACCAGCTCAGCAAAACGAACCTGTACATCCGCGGCCTGCCTCCAGCAACCACTGACCTGGACCTAGTCAAGCTCTGCCAGCC ATACGGCAAGATCGTATCGGCAAAGGCCATCCTCGATAAAACAACTAACAAATGTAAAG GGTATGGGTTTGTGGACTTTGACAGCCCTGCAGCAGCCCAGAAGGCGGTCCATGCCCTAAAGACCAGTGGGATACAAGCCCAGATGGCTAAG cAGCAACAGGAGCAGGACCCCACCAACCTGTACATCTCCAACCTGCCTGTGTCTGTAGACGAGCAGGAGCTGGAGGGGCTGCTGAGGCCTTTTGGACAGGTCATCTCCACCCGCGTCCTCAGAGACTACAGTGGGGCCAGCAGAGGGGTCGGCTTCGCCAG GATGGAGTCCAAGGAGATGTGTAACTCAGTCATAGCCCATTTCAATGGGAAGTTTATCAAGACTGCACCTGGAACTACGG CTCCCTCTGAGCCTCTGCTGTGTAAGTTTGCTGATGGTCAGAGGAAGAGGCACAGCCACAGTCCCTACATCCCCAGCGGTCGCACATGGCCCCGAGAGGGAGAGCTCAGACTA GGCGGGATGACTCTCACCTACGACCCCACCTCAGCTGCTATGCAGAACGGCTATTATGCCTCTCCCTACACCCTAACGGCCAATAGGATGATGACTCAGCAAgccatgtctccctacatgtctcctGTCACCTCCTACCAG GTACAGAATCCTTCCTGGATGGCCCACCAGCCTTACATCATGCAACACCCA caggCTGTAATGTCGCCCTCTGTGGACCACTCCATGACAATGCAGCCCACCGCCATCATGACACAGCAGATGGGCCATCTCTCATTGGGCAGCAGTGGAGCG CAGTATATTTCAGCCAACGCTGCAGTCCAGGCAGCCTATATGCCTCAGTACGCCCACATGCAGCAGACAGCCGTAAGTTCCGAG TTTTTCCCTCTTCAGGAAAATGGTTCACAGCAGCAAATGGATTCGTCCAACAATTCGTCTCCCTACAGTCAACAGAGCAAGTAG
- the LOC115133394 gene encoding RNA-binding motif, single-stranded-interacting protein 1-like isoform X9 — MIFANTANPLKSTYRKQSYPMAPASPSTVSTSSNSSTTGWDQLSKTNLYIRGLPPATTDLDLVKLCQPYGKIVSAKAILDKTTNKCKGYGFVDFDSPAAAQKAVHALKTSGIQAQMAKQQEQDPTNLYISNLPVSVDEQELEGLLRPFGQVISTRVLRDYSGASRGVGFARMESKEMCNSVIAHFNGKFIKTAPGTTAPSEPLLCKFADGQRKRHSHSPYIPSGRTWPREGELRLGGMTLTYDPTSAAMQNGYYASPYTLTANRMMTQQAMSPYMSPVTSYQVQNPSWMAHQPYIMQHPQAVMSPSVDHSMTMQPTAIMTQQMGHLSLGSSGAYISANAAVQAAYMPQYAHMQQTAVSSEENGSQQQMDSSNNSSPYSQQSK, encoded by the exons TCGTACCCCATGGCTCCAGCCAGCCCCAGCACGGTGAGcaccagcagcaacagcagcaccaCAGGATGGGACCAGCTCAGCAAAACGAACCTGTACATCCGCGGCCTGCCTCCAGCAACCACTGACCTGGACCTAGTCAAGCTCTGCCAGCC ATACGGCAAGATCGTATCGGCAAAGGCCATCCTCGATAAAACAACTAACAAATGTAAAG GGTATGGGTTTGTGGACTTTGACAGCCCTGCAGCAGCCCAGAAGGCGGTCCATGCCCTAAAGACCAGTGGGATACAAGCCCAGATGGCTAAG CAACAGGAGCAGGACCCCACCAACCTGTACATCTCCAACCTGCCTGTGTCTGTAGACGAGCAGGAGCTGGAGGGGCTGCTGAGGCCTTTTGGACAGGTCATCTCCACCCGCGTCCTCAGAGACTACAGTGGGGCCAGCAGAGGGGTCGGCTTCGCCAG GATGGAGTCCAAGGAGATGTGTAACTCAGTCATAGCCCATTTCAATGGGAAGTTTATCAAGACTGCACCTGGAACTACGG CTCCCTCTGAGCCTCTGCTGTGTAAGTTTGCTGATGGTCAGAGGAAGAGGCACAGCCACAGTCCCTACATCCCCAGCGGTCGCACATGGCCCCGAGAGGGAGAGCTCAGACTA GGCGGGATGACTCTCACCTACGACCCCACCTCAGCTGCTATGCAGAACGGCTATTATGCCTCTCCCTACACCCTAACGGCCAATAGGATGATGACTCAGCAAgccatgtctccctacatgtctcctGTCACCTCCTACCAG GTACAGAATCCTTCCTGGATGGCCCACCAGCCTTACATCATGCAACACCCA caggCTGTAATGTCGCCCTCTGTGGACCACTCCATGACAATGCAGCCCACCGCCATCATGACACAGCAGATGGGCCATCTCTCATTGGGCAGCAGTGGAGCG TATATTTCAGCCAACGCTGCAGTCCAGGCAGCCTATATGCCTCAGTACGCCCACATGCAGCAGACAGCCGTAAGTTCCGAG GAAAATGGTTCACAGCAGCAAATGGATTCGTCCAACAATTCGTCTCCCTACAGTCAACAGAGCAAGTAG
- the LOC115133394 gene encoding RNA-binding motif, single-stranded-interacting protein 1-like isoform X2: MIFANTANPLKSTYRKQSYPMAPASPSTVSTSSNSSTTGWDQLSKTNLYIRGLPPATTDLDLVKLCQPYGKIVSAKAILDKTTNKCKGYGFVDFDSPAAAQKAVHALKTSGIQAQMAKQQEQDPTNLYISNLPVSVDEQELEGLLRPFGQVISTRVLRDYSGASRGVGFARMESKEMCNSVIAHFNGKFIKTAPGTTAPSEPLLCKFADGQRKRHSHSPYIPSGRTWPREGELRLGGMTLTYDPTSAAMQNGYYASPYTLTANRMMTQQAMSPYMSPVTSYQVQNPSWMAHQPYIMQHPQAVMSPSVDHSMTMQPTAIMTQQMGHLSLGSSGAQYISANAAVQAAYMPQYAHMQQTAVSSEFFPLQENGSQQQMDSSNNSSPYSQQSK, from the exons TCGTACCCCATGGCTCCAGCCAGCCCCAGCACGGTGAGcaccagcagcaacagcagcaccaCAGGATGGGACCAGCTCAGCAAAACGAACCTGTACATCCGCGGCCTGCCTCCAGCAACCACTGACCTGGACCTAGTCAAGCTCTGCCAGCC ATACGGCAAGATCGTATCGGCAAAGGCCATCCTCGATAAAACAACTAACAAATGTAAAG GGTATGGGTTTGTGGACTTTGACAGCCCTGCAGCAGCCCAGAAGGCGGTCCATGCCCTAAAGACCAGTGGGATACAAGCCCAGATGGCTAAG CAACAGGAGCAGGACCCCACCAACCTGTACATCTCCAACCTGCCTGTGTCTGTAGACGAGCAGGAGCTGGAGGGGCTGCTGAGGCCTTTTGGACAGGTCATCTCCACCCGCGTCCTCAGAGACTACAGTGGGGCCAGCAGAGGGGTCGGCTTCGCCAG GATGGAGTCCAAGGAGATGTGTAACTCAGTCATAGCCCATTTCAATGGGAAGTTTATCAAGACTGCACCTGGAACTACGG CTCCCTCTGAGCCTCTGCTGTGTAAGTTTGCTGATGGTCAGAGGAAGAGGCACAGCCACAGTCCCTACATCCCCAGCGGTCGCACATGGCCCCGAGAGGGAGAGCTCAGACTA GGCGGGATGACTCTCACCTACGACCCCACCTCAGCTGCTATGCAGAACGGCTATTATGCCTCTCCCTACACCCTAACGGCCAATAGGATGATGACTCAGCAAgccatgtctccctacatgtctcctGTCACCTCCTACCAG GTACAGAATCCTTCCTGGATGGCCCACCAGCCTTACATCATGCAACACCCA caggCTGTAATGTCGCCCTCTGTGGACCACTCCATGACAATGCAGCCCACCGCCATCATGACACAGCAGATGGGCCATCTCTCATTGGGCAGCAGTGGAGCG CAGTATATTTCAGCCAACGCTGCAGTCCAGGCAGCCTATATGCCTCAGTACGCCCACATGCAGCAGACAGCCGTAAGTTCCGAG TTTTTCCCTCTTCAGGAAAATGGTTCACAGCAGCAAATGGATTCGTCCAACAATTCGTCTCCCTACAGTCAACAGAGCAAGTAG
- the LOC115133394 gene encoding RNA-binding motif, single-stranded-interacting protein 1-like isoform X7 yields the protein MIFANTANPLKSTYRKQSYPMAPASPSTVSTSSNSSTTGWDQLSKTNLYIRGLPPATTDLDLVKLCQPYGKIVSAKAILDKTTNKCKGYGFVDFDSPAAAQKAVHALKTSGIQAQMAKQQQEQDPTNLYISNLPVSVDEQELEGLLRPFGQVISTRVLRDYSGASRGVGFARMESKEMCNSVIAHFNGKFIKTAPGTTAPSEPLLCKFADGQRKRHSHSPYIPSGRTWPREGELRLGGMTLTYDPTSAAMQNGYYASPYTLTANRMMTQQAMSPYMSPVTSYQVQNPSWMAHQPYIMQHPQAVMSPSVDHSMTMQPTAIMTQQMGHLSLGSSGAYISANAAVQAAYMPQYAHMQQTAFFPLQENGSQQQMDSSNNSSPYSQQSK from the exons TCGTACCCCATGGCTCCAGCCAGCCCCAGCACGGTGAGcaccagcagcaacagcagcaccaCAGGATGGGACCAGCTCAGCAAAACGAACCTGTACATCCGCGGCCTGCCTCCAGCAACCACTGACCTGGACCTAGTCAAGCTCTGCCAGCC ATACGGCAAGATCGTATCGGCAAAGGCCATCCTCGATAAAACAACTAACAAATGTAAAG GGTATGGGTTTGTGGACTTTGACAGCCCTGCAGCAGCCCAGAAGGCGGTCCATGCCCTAAAGACCAGTGGGATACAAGCCCAGATGGCTAAG cAGCAACAGGAGCAGGACCCCACCAACCTGTACATCTCCAACCTGCCTGTGTCTGTAGACGAGCAGGAGCTGGAGGGGCTGCTGAGGCCTTTTGGACAGGTCATCTCCACCCGCGTCCTCAGAGACTACAGTGGGGCCAGCAGAGGGGTCGGCTTCGCCAG GATGGAGTCCAAGGAGATGTGTAACTCAGTCATAGCCCATTTCAATGGGAAGTTTATCAAGACTGCACCTGGAACTACGG CTCCCTCTGAGCCTCTGCTGTGTAAGTTTGCTGATGGTCAGAGGAAGAGGCACAGCCACAGTCCCTACATCCCCAGCGGTCGCACATGGCCCCGAGAGGGAGAGCTCAGACTA GGCGGGATGACTCTCACCTACGACCCCACCTCAGCTGCTATGCAGAACGGCTATTATGCCTCTCCCTACACCCTAACGGCCAATAGGATGATGACTCAGCAAgccatgtctccctacatgtctcctGTCACCTCCTACCAG GTACAGAATCCTTCCTGGATGGCCCACCAGCCTTACATCATGCAACACCCA caggCTGTAATGTCGCCCTCTGTGGACCACTCCATGACAATGCAGCCCACCGCCATCATGACACAGCAGATGGGCCATCTCTCATTGGGCAGCAGTGGAGCG TATATTTCAGCCAACGCTGCAGTCCAGGCAGCCTATATGCCTCAGTACGCCCACATGCAGCAGACAGCC TTTTTCCCTCTTCAGGAAAATGGTTCACAGCAGCAAATGGATTCGTCCAACAATTCGTCTCCCTACAGTCAACAGAGCAAGTAG